In Candidatus Poribacteria bacterium, a genomic segment contains:
- a CDS encoding MBL fold metallo-hydrolase: MAYALEDEFGDIIGKARRGQNLSQSEIATAAGITEAELARMEQYTLKPTETQVFRLAEILNLDGAKLLDIATEQWEPEPPQQTDDTSLEVITISAPVGGWPVNAYLLICKATDDAAIIDTAAHPDLILEQLDARPVNPTTILLTHAHSDHTDGLPQLQTETGCETYIHQNEPKPRSNKKLREVAHSDVLSVGELMVSVVNTPGHTPGGCSFLTQNVAFVGDAIFAGSVGGPNISYQDEIESVRDNLLSLPDSVRLFPGHGPSTTVGEEKLHNPFF; encoded by the coding sequence ATGGCTTATGCACTTGAAGATGAATTTGGTGACATTATCGGTAAAGCCCGACGCGGGCAAAACCTATCTCAAAGCGAAATCGCAACTGCCGCGGGTATCACAGAAGCAGAACTTGCTCGTATGGAACAGTATACCTTAAAACCGACAGAAACGCAAGTTTTTCGGCTCGCAGAAATACTGAATTTGGACGGTGCCAAGTTGCTCGATATTGCGACAGAACAGTGGGAACCCGAACCCCCCCAACAGACTGACGACACAAGTCTTGAGGTTATCACAATTAGCGCGCCCGTCGGAGGGTGGCCCGTCAACGCCTATCTTTTGATCTGCAAAGCCACCGATGATGCCGCGATTATTGACACCGCCGCGCATCCAGACCTCATCTTGGAACAGCTCGATGCCCGGCCTGTGAATCCGACGACGATACTCCTAACACACGCCCATAGCGACCATACTGATGGATTACCGCAGCTTCAAACCGAAACCGGATGTGAGACTTACATCCATCAAAACGAACCGAAACCGCGGAGCAACAAAAAACTACGCGAAGTAGCACACAGTGATGTCCTTTCTGTCGGTGAACTTATGGTTAGCGTGGTGAATACACCCGGACATACACCGGGTGGGTGTAGTTTCCTGACCCAGAACGTAGCATTTGTCGGCGATGCCATTTTCGCTGGTTCTGTTGGTGGCCCTAATATCTCCTATCAGGATGAAATTGAGAGCGTTCGGGACAACCTATTATCACTCCCAGACTCGGTTCGGCTCTTTCCGGGACACGGTCCCTCCACCACCGTCGGTGAGGAAAAACTGCACAACCCATTTTTCTAA
- a CDS encoding multicopper oxidase domain-containing protein, protein MNAGLSQDKRKLLPLSNTGNPRFTPHIFLTLIGVILCLSIVSAEAATREYWIAAEKVEWNYAPSGQNLIRQNMGLGVWGKALVYEKYRYIQYTDSTYMTEVEQPVWMGILGPQLHAVEGDSLKVHFLNRADKPLSIHVHGLQYDENNEGADMKGSGAFVKPGSVFTYHWEADSDAAPGPNDPSSIVWLYHSHVDAVTEVYDGLIGTVVVTKKGMERASDDPRPKDIDKAFTTLFLIFNENDRKIVESGQTEAYASPEEAEEGNLKHAINGFIFGNLRGLEVEQHDRVRWYLIGLGTEVDMHTAHWHGQTVLNAGKRTDVVELLPGTMVTVDMIAKTPGNWLYHCHVADHITAGMNTRWRVVPKR, encoded by the coding sequence ATGAATGCAGGCTTGTCACAGGATAAGCGTAAATTACTTCCCCTCTCTAATACTGGAAACCCACGATTTACCCCCCATATATTTCTCACGCTCATCGGTGTAATACTGTGCCTTTCTATTGTTTCCGCTGAAGCAGCAACGCGAGAATATTGGATCGCTGCCGAAAAAGTTGAATGGAACTACGCACCGAGCGGGCAAAATCTCATCAGACAAAATATGGGATTGGGCGTTTGGGGTAAAGCACTCGTCTATGAAAAATATAGATACATTCAATACACTGATAGCACCTACATGACCGAAGTTGAACAACCTGTATGGATGGGTATTCTCGGACCGCAATTGCACGCTGTTGAAGGCGACAGCCTAAAGGTGCATTTTCTTAATCGCGCCGATAAACCGCTCAGTATTCACGTTCACGGGTTACAATACGATGAAAACAATGAAGGGGCGGACATGAAAGGATCCGGTGCCTTCGTAAAACCAGGGAGCGTGTTCACTTACCACTGGGAGGCAGACAGCGATGCTGCCCCTGGTCCGAACGATCCGTCCTCTATCGTCTGGCTTTATCACTCCCACGTCGATGCCGTTACCGAAGTCTATGATGGCTTAATCGGAACCGTTGTCGTCACGAAAAAAGGGATGGAGCGTGCATCAGACGATCCGCGTCCTAAAGATATTGACAAAGCGTTCACGACCCTGTTCCTAATCTTCAACGAAAATGACCGAAAAATCGTTGAAAGCGGACAAACTGAGGCTTATGCGTCGCCCGAAGAAGCGGAAGAGGGGAATCTCAAGCACGCGATTAACGGATTTATCTTCGGAAATCTGCGAGGTCTGGAAGTTGAACAACACGATCGCGTCCGGTGGTACCTTATCGGGTTAGGCACTGAAGTCGATATGCACACCGCGCACTGGCACGGTCAGACTGTGCTAAACGCTGGGAAACGCACCGATGTTGTAGAACTACTCCCCGGGACTATGGTTACTGTAGATATGATAGCCAAAACACCCGGCAACTGGCTTTATCATTGCCATGTCGCGGACCATATCACAGCAGGTATGAATACACGTTGGCGAGTCGTGCCAAAACGTTGA
- a CDS encoding ABC transporter permease: protein MLSYLLQRFLSIGLSLLAVSLLVFLMVHLIPGDAAVAILGERATEKALTELRTEMGLDKPLYHQYAKFLWDAAHLDFGRSFKTKQPVVDEIKRYFPATAELTLAAMAFSIICGIAAGIIAAISRGTFLDYFSMSVSLAGISMPIFWLGLMLILLFSYFLPILPSSGRLDVILGLDVQTRTGFYLIDTLLTGNYVAFKSAIVHLILPAITLGTIPLAIIARMTRSSLLEVLNQPYITTAYAKGLPRWKVISKHAMKNSMVPVLTVIGLEFGYLLGGAILTEHIFSWPGLGSWLRAAVEARDVRAVQGGVLFVATVFMFVNLIVDMLYAYFDPRIRVGDEAK from the coding sequence TTGCTCTCTTATCTCCTCCAGCGTTTTCTTTCCATCGGTCTGTCCCTATTAGCGGTATCGCTCCTCGTTTTCCTGATGGTGCATCTCATCCCGGGCGATGCCGCTGTCGCGATTTTGGGAGAACGTGCCACCGAAAAAGCACTCACCGAATTGCGGACGGAAATGGGACTCGACAAACCGCTATACCACCAATACGCTAAATTCTTATGGGATGCCGCACATCTCGACTTTGGACGCTCCTTTAAAACGAAACAACCCGTGGTCGATGAAATCAAACGCTATTTCCCGGCAACGGCTGAATTAACCCTCGCAGCAATGGCATTTTCGATTATATGCGGCATCGCTGCTGGCATTATTGCTGCTATCTCGCGTGGAACGTTTTTGGATTACTTCTCCATGTCGGTATCCCTGGCTGGCATCTCCATGCCAATCTTCTGGCTCGGACTTATGCTCATTCTCCTTTTTTCCTATTTCCTGCCAATACTACCAAGCAGTGGCCGGTTGGATGTCATCTTGGGTTTAGATGTTCAGACACGCACTGGATTTTATCTTATTGATACACTTCTGACAGGAAACTACGTCGCTTTCAAGAGTGCCATTGTCCATCTCATCCTCCCCGCAATTACATTAGGCACTATCCCATTAGCGATTATTGCTCGGATGACCCGTTCCAGCCTGCTTGAAGTGCTAAATCAGCCGTATATTACGACGGCTTATGCGAAAGGTTTACCGCGGTGGAAAGTTATCAGCAAACACGCCATGAAAAATAGTATGGTGCCTGTCTTGACGGTTATCGGCTTAGAATTCGGTTATCTGCTGGGTGGCGCGATTTTAACCGAACATATCTTTTCTTGGCCCGGACTCGGGTCATGGTTGCGTGCCGCCGTTGAGGCTCGCGATGTCCGTGCCGTGCAAGGGGGCGTGCTTTTCGTTGCTACAGTCTTTATGTTCGTCAACCTTATCGTGGATATGTTGTATGCCTATTTCGACCCGCGTATCCGAGTAGGAGACGAAGCGAAATGA
- a CDS encoding sugar phosphate isomerase/epimerase — MKLGLVTYNMAKDWDIPTIIEKCVETGFAGVELRTTHAHGVEVELSASERAAVKQQFDDSPIEIAGLGSAFDYHSVDQTVVRENIEGTKTYSQLAADVGAPGVKVRPNGLPSEVPVEKTLEQIGLALRECGEFAADLGVQIRLEVHGGGTSELRHIRTIIDVADHDNVYVCWNSNFGEVENGTIKNNFDLVKGKIGLVHITELHRREYPWRELFTSLKESGYTGYTLAEIAGSSDPVRVMNFYRALWEELSN, encoded by the coding sequence ATGAAGCTTGGTTTAGTTACGTATAATATGGCGAAAGATTGGGATATTCCCACGATCATTGAAAAATGTGTAGAGACAGGATTTGCGGGTGTGGAATTGCGGACAACGCATGCCCACGGTGTTGAAGTCGAACTCTCCGCAAGCGAACGCGCAGCAGTAAAACAACAATTCGACGATTCCCCGATTGAAATCGCTGGCTTGGGTTCTGCTTTTGACTATCATTCTGTAGATCAAACTGTTGTTCGCGAAAATATAGAAGGGACAAAAACATATTCCCAACTGGCGGCAGATGTCGGGGCACCCGGTGTGAAAGTGCGTCCGAATGGGCTGCCGAGTGAAGTGCCTGTTGAGAAAACCCTCGAACAGATCGGATTGGCACTGCGTGAGTGTGGCGAATTCGCTGCCGACCTCGGCGTACAAATTCGGTTGGAGGTACACGGTGGCGGCACCTCCGAACTCCGACATATCCGTACAATTATTGATGTTGCTGATCACGACAACGTCTACGTCTGCTGGAATTCTAATTTCGGTGAAGTGGAAAACGGAACCATTAAAAACAACTTTGACCTCGTCAAAGGGAAAATCGGCTTAGTACATATTACGGAGCTCCATCGCCGTGAGTATCCGTGGCGGGAACTCTTTACATCGTTGAAGGAATCCGGTTATACGGGGTACACCCTTGCCGAAATCGCTGGTAGTTCCGATCCTGTGCGCGTGATGAATTTTTATCGGGCGTTGTGGGAAGAGCTCTCAAACTAA
- a CDS encoding iron ABC transporter substrate-binding protein translates to MFNNRLRLFNYVLPILLLFTTIGTVHAETLTVYSGRSKSLVEPIIKQFEKETGIQVKVSYANTTQLAATLLTEGDKSPAALFWAQDAGALGAVSKKAMFEKLPESILTKVPSDFRDAEGFWVATSGRARVLAYSPERVKMEELPKSIFDLTQPMWKGRIGWAPTNASFKAFVTALRVQVGEEKTEEWLRGMKANGAKKYAKNTPIIEALAAGEIDLGLPNHYYLLRFKKGNSNFPAAQTFFNANDPGNLVNVAGIGLLKSSKHKDTALKLVEFLLSAKAQQYFTSDVFEYPVIDGVIPNANLLPLSELLQLAPTFNLNEMDDLDGTLDLLRRVEIL, encoded by the coding sequence ATGTTTAACAACAGATTGCGTTTGTTTAATTACGTTTTGCCAATTTTGCTCTTATTCACCACCATCGGGACAGTTCACGCCGAAACGCTGACTGTCTATTCTGGACGCAGCAAGAGCCTCGTTGAACCGATTATCAAGCAGTTTGAAAAAGAGACCGGTATCCAAGTGAAGGTAAGTTACGCCAATACAACACAATTAGCCGCCACGCTCTTAACAGAGGGCGACAAAAGTCCCGCCGCACTCTTTTGGGCGCAAGATGCTGGTGCGCTCGGGGCAGTGAGTAAAAAGGCGATGTTTGAAAAACTGCCGGAATCTATACTTACTAAAGTTCCTTCGGATTTCCGAGATGCCGAGGGCTTCTGGGTCGCAACAAGCGGCAGAGCGCGTGTCCTCGCGTATTCACCAGAACGCGTTAAAATGGAAGAACTTCCCAAGAGTATTTTCGATTTAACACAACCGATGTGGAAAGGCAGAATCGGTTGGGCACCAACAAATGCGTCCTTTAAAGCGTTTGTTACGGCGCTCCGTGTGCAAGTCGGTGAAGAAAAAACCGAGGAATGGCTACGCGGAATGAAGGCAAACGGAGCCAAAAAGTACGCCAAAAATACACCCATTATAGAGGCACTCGCTGCAGGCGAAATTGATTTGGGGTTGCCGAACCACTATTACCTCCTCCGTTTCAAGAAAGGGAACTCTAATTTTCCCGCCGCACAAACCTTCTTTAACGCAAATGACCCTGGGAACCTCGTCAATGTTGCAGGGATTGGATTGCTAAAGAGTAGCAAGCACAAGGATACAGCCTTGAAATTAGTGGAATTTTTGTTATCGGCTAAAGCACAGCAGTACTTTACCAGCGACGTATTTGAATACCCTGTCATTGATGGTGTAATTCCGAATGCCAATCTCTTACCGTTATCCGAGCTCCTCCAACTCGCCCCTACATTCAACCTGAATGAGATGGATGATCTTGACGGCACTCTGGATTTACTGCGGCGCGTCGAAATTCTATAG
- a CDS encoding Uma2 family endonuclease yields MGIPKNGYEQAAISLAPLETDMTLDEFLESDLEGYEYVKGELIRMPAASWEHGLISAKVFLRLGTYVEENQLGAVVTPDTGFQVGERVLKPDVAFLSTVHLPDDPSRACPVPPDLAVEVVSPSDVFRRVIEKAFAYLEAGTQMVWIVEPTSQTVRVYRAETPIRVLGIDDTLTGEDIVEGFSCQVAQLFE; encoded by the coding sequence ATGGGCATTCCGAAAAATGGATATGAACAAGCGGCAATATCCCTCGCGCCGCTGGAGACTGATATGACGTTGGATGAGTTTCTTGAGAGCGATTTAGAGGGATATGAATATGTGAAAGGAGAATTAATACGGATGCCAGCTGCGTCATGGGAACATGGACTGATCAGTGCGAAGGTCTTTTTGCGTTTAGGGACGTACGTTGAAGAAAACCAACTCGGCGCGGTGGTTACGCCGGACACGGGTTTTCAAGTCGGCGAGCGCGTCTTGAAACCAGACGTTGCCTTCCTTTCAACAGTGCATCTGCCTGATGATCCGAGCAGGGCATGTCCAGTGCCACCAGACCTTGCCGTGGAGGTCGTGTCACCATCCGATGTTTTTCGGCGTGTGATTGAAAAAGCGTTCGCTTATCTTGAAGCTGGTACACAGATGGTATGGATTGTCGAACCCACTTCACAAACAGTACGAGTTTATCGAGCCGAAACGCCTATCAGGGTGTTAGGAATTGACGACACGCTCACGGGTGAAGATATTGTTGAAGGCTTTTCGTGTCAAGTCGCACAACTTTTTGAATAG
- a CDS encoding ABC transporter permease produces MNTSITASSQQHIFRKLLKHRSATIGASIILFFVLVAIFAPLIATHDPRQANIVERLQGGSASHYLGTDKVGRDIFSRIVYGTRISLKVGLIAMTFSVGFGTLFGAVAGYYGGRIDNLIMRVMDMMLAMPSILLAMVIVTILGQSLTNAIIAVSIVYIPQYARILRAAVLKVRELDYVTAAKVIGASNSRILLTTVLPNCIAPLIVQATLGIGAAILDAAGLSFLGLGAEIGEPEWGAMLNENRDLIRRAPLAVTAPGVAIFLIVLGFNLLGDALRDALDPQID; encoded by the coding sequence ATGAACACTTCAATAACCGCCAGCAGCCAACAACATATCTTTCGGAAACTCTTAAAACATCGTTCCGCCACTATCGGGGCATCAATTATCCTATTTTTTGTTCTTGTCGCCATCTTTGCGCCGCTTATTGCAACACACGACCCAAGACAAGCGAATATCGTTGAACGCCTCCAGGGAGGTTCCGCTTCTCACTACCTCGGTACCGATAAGGTAGGACGCGATATTTTCAGCAGGATTGTCTATGGTACCCGTATCTCTCTGAAGGTTGGACTTATTGCGATGACCTTTTCCGTTGGGTTTGGCACACTGTTCGGAGCAGTCGCTGGTTATTACGGTGGAAGAATTGATAATCTGATTATGCGCGTAATGGATATGATGCTTGCGATGCCGAGCATCCTTCTCGCGATGGTTATTGTGACGATTCTCGGACAGAGTCTGACAAATGCAATTATCGCTGTATCAATCGTCTATATCCCACAATATGCCCGAATCCTGCGTGCCGCTGTTCTTAAGGTTCGCGAATTAGACTATGTTACCGCCGCGAAGGTGATTGGTGCAAGCAACAGTCGTATCCTTCTTACCACTGTCCTCCCGAATTGCATTGCCCCGTTGATTGTCCAAGCAACCTTAGGCATTGGCGCAGCCATTTTAGATGCAGCAGGACTCAGTTTCTTAGGACTCGGCGCAGAAATCGGCGAACCTGAATGGGGCGCAATGCTTAACGAAAACCGGGATCTTATTCGCCGCGCGCCTTTAGCCGTCACTGCTCCCGGTGTCGCTATCTTCCTTATCGTCTTAGGCTTCAATCTCCTCGGCGATGCGCTCCGAGATGCCTTAGATCCACAAATAGATTGA